Below is a genomic region from Verrucomicrobiota bacterium.
AAAGGCGTTAATTTCTTCATAAGCTCGCTTCCATTCATCTTTACTGGCGAATTCCTCAACTCTCTCCACAAGGACACGGCCATACCAACTGCGATCCAATACAACAATCTCACCATACTTAGGTATTTTACTCCAAAATCTCCACATATAGTGATGGGCGTACTCCTCAGGTGTGGGTTTGACCACACTATAGACTCTAACGGAACGAGGATCTAAACGCTCACCAAAGCGTCGGATGACTCCCCCCTTGCCCGCAGCGTCCGGCCCTTCAAATATGATAACGAGGTTTCTTTTCTGCTCAGCAAATAGCGGTTGGAGATGTAGCATATCTAACTGGAGCTTTTTGAGCCTCTCTCGGTACTCCCCTTTGTCATCGATATGCTTGCTAAGATCGAGCTTATCCAAACGTCCCATGTTATTTAGAAGATAGACTCAACCAACATTCGGTCAACTACTACTTCTTATCATTAGACCTTATTTCAGGGAACTTTAACAACCTAATGCTGTCTTAGATAAACAAGCTGCTAAAGTAGACGAGGAGTTACTTAAATACAATTTTATAGCCTTGCAATCATGCCCATCCGATCCTTGACTAACAGGCAATGGTGAAAGAATTTAGTTTTGAGAAGGAAGAAGCGTGGATTGAGTCGTTACTTGAACACTGGCAAGATTACGGTTCGCAATGCCTAGCTGCCAGAGGTTCTTTCTCCGTTGCTTTATCCGGCGGTAATTCCCCCTTGGCATTCTATCGAGCACTTGC
It encodes:
- a CDS encoding UDP-galactose-lipid carrier transferase, which codes for MGRLDKLDLSKHIDDKGEYRERLKKLQLDMLHLQPLFAEQKRNLVIIFEGPDAAGKGGVIRRFGERLDPRSVRVYSVVKPTPEEYAHHYMWRFWSKIPKYGEIVVLDRSWYGRVLVERVEEFASKDEWKRAYEEINAFEKSLADDGSIILKFYLHISKDEQLRRFEKRASDPYKRWKITDEDWRNREKWDEHNIAAEDMFEKTDKSHAPWILVEGNYKLYARIKVLKTVLKQCTKELNFKE